AAGAGAATCAGGAAAGAGGAGACCTTCTATATGCCAATTATACCTTGGTCAAAGAGATCTTAGAAACTATAAGAAGGGGCATAAAAACTTTGGGAGTTGAAGAAGTAGTCAAGCGAATCGAAGAGGCCAAAAAGAAAGGATATCCCTGGGCCAATATTATCTCCAAGGTGTCAAAAGACTCTCTAGTTATTGAACTTGAGGGAAAGAAAATTAAGCTTGATATTAATAAAACACTCGAAGAGAATGCTGAGATTTTTTATGAAAAAGCAAAGAAGGCCCGACAAAAACTTGAAGGTGCAAGAAAAGCCTATGAAGAGACTAAAAAGAAGATTGAAAACATAGAACAGGAAATTATGGAAGAAGAGAAGAAAATAGCAGTTAAAAAACTCGAAAAAAGAAGGAAAAAGTGGTTTGAAAAATTCAGATGGTTCATAAGTAGCGAAGGGTTCCTAGTAATAGGAGGTAAAGATGCAACTACTAATGAGATTGTTGTAAAAAGGCACATGAGCGAAAATGATCTCTACTGTCACGCAGATATATGGGGAGCCCCTCATGTGGTAATTAAGGAAGGAAGAAAAGCTTCTGAAAAAACTATCTTTGAAGCCTGTCAGTTTGCCGTTTCAATGAGTAGGGCGTGGAGCGAAGGTTTAGCGTCTGCAGATGCTTATTGGGTTTACCCAGAACAAGTAAGTAAACAAGCTCCCGCTGGAGAGTACCTTCCCAAAGGGGCTTTCATGGTGTATGGAAAGAGGAACTGGCTCCATGGGATACCACTAAAGTTAGCGGTTGGTATAATCAATTATGAAGGTGACGAGCTTGTCATGTGTGGTCCAGTAGATGCCGTAAAAGCCCATACGAAGAGGTACATAGTCATAAGGCCAGGAGATACGAAGAAGAGTGAACTTGTCAAAAAGATAAAGAGGATACTTGAGAAATGGGGTTACAAGGTACCTGAAGAGGATATAATGGCTGTTCTTCCTCCTGGAGAGGGAGATATTGTGGAGGTGGTTGAATGAATATTATGAAACTCTATTCATTAGCCAGGGAACTTGCCAGAGACTTAGTGTTTGATGTGGATGGCCAAGTGATAACAATCTCGATAAAAGGAGTTATTATAGCCTCAATTCCGTCTAAAAACTATAACTTTTCGTTCTTCGAGGTAAGCGAGGACGAGTTTATACTTGCACTTCAGGCCTCAGGGTACGTAGTGTATCTAGGCCTCGAAAGTGATGAGGAGGTGGAAGAAGAGGCATACCCCTCAATAGTCCAGATCTTAATTTCTGAACTAATGCCCCACGTTAACTTGCTTATAGAAGAAGCCAAAAGGGAAGGGTATAGAGGAGCAGATTTACTCCTTGATGATGATATGTCCCCAACCCTAAAAGAGGCTATGTATGAGATACTACTAAAGCATAGAAAGGGCAAATCTCCCTACGAACAATTCGAAGTGGCTTAGTATTTTATCCAATATACATTGTAAAATTTCCAATATTTTAATAATTATGTTGTATATTTTCTAATTACTAATAATCATTGCAATAATTTGTTGTATTTTTTACAAAAAATTTAAATATTTTCCAAGATTATTTTCGAGAATGGTGAGGAGTATGATAACTTACAGCGGACCAAAAGATTATGAGTTCATTGTAATACCTCATGCAAAAGATCTTGTAGAGGGTCTCAAAACTTTAGGGGTGAGAGTGGAGGAGTTTTCAATTAAAGGACGAATTGTAACGGTAAATGGATATCTTGTCCTCCACCTTATGGGAGAGCTCATTATCTCAGAAGTTGGCTATATGTCAAAATCACTCCCCAACATTGTAAGTGAGCTATTGGTGGACATGAGAGATAGAATTCAAAAGGATCTAAAGCCCTTAGGGGTATTTATATACCTAAACCCAGAGGAATTCAAGATAACAGTAATTGAAGAAAAGAAAGAACTCGGAAATTTAGTTGTTGATGTCCCGGAATATACGGAAGAAGCAGCAAAAAGATTTGGAAAAGGACTGTTGTTGTATCTCAGGGAGAAGGGTATCGAAGTAGAAACCCTTGTAATTTCAGGATATACTGTAGGCAAGGTAGTGAAGTTTAGGATACTCGTTGTTCCTCACGGAAAAAAAGAAGTTGTAGAGAAATACATTAGAAATGCCATCGAGAAATACTCTAGTTTCTTGGCAAGATCCATTAAGACACATATTCCAAAAATAGAGGCAATTGAAGTTATTGACACAAAGATAAAGCCAATATTTGGAATTATTCTCAAAAGAAAGAGCTCAATAGATAGAGAAGCCAGTAAAATAGCTTCAAGCGAGGAGATCAAATCAGTTCTAGCTAAAATCAGGGGACTAAATGAGAACCATCGCACGTAGGGTAAGAGTAATAACCTTCTCTGCACGAACCAAATGTGATGCCTTTCTTTTCTATAAGCTCTCTAGCCCTCTGAAGGATTTTAAACCTGACATCCCTTCTAAGATAAAGATATCCCTCGTATTTCTCTGTGTATAAGGGTTCAAGCTTTCTCATAAGGTGTGGGAATTTTGCCCTCATTCTGGCCCTAATATCTGGCCTAAGCTTTAGTGTTGACACTGTTATGTGACTGACAAAATCAAGCTCATTAAGAGTCTTTTCGAAATCCTCCCAAGTATAGTAGGGTATTATGGGATCTATTCTGGCATACACTGGGATTCCAGCCTTTTTAGCCTTTTTTAGCGCTCTTATTCTCGCCTTAGGTGGCGGGGCATTTGGCTCAAGCATCTTTGCTTTTTCCTCATCCATTGTCGTTACTGTAATCCCCACGGCACATCTAAGCTCTTGAAGAATGTCAATGTCTCTTTCAAAAATATCCGATTTTGTTAGCAAGAGACATCTAACCCCATACCTCTTAAACAGCTCTAGAACTCTCCTGGTTATTCCTAACTGCCTTTCTATAGTCGGATAGGGATCCGAAGAATATGACATTGCAATTATGTACCTCTTGTCGAATTTCCTCAATTCTTTTTCAAGAGAAGGGAGAAGATTGTCTTTAGTTCTAACCTTAAACGCCCTAGGTATATAACCGGTTATATAACAGTATACGCACGCATGGTCACAACCGGTATAGGGATTGAGTGTGTACTTAAATGGACATGTGCAGAGCTTAGATTTCCAGGGGTCAAACGGTCTTATATACATCGCATGTTGCTGAAATGAGAAGCAATATAAAGTTTTAAGCTAAAACTGGGAAGGGTGAAAATTATGTCAGATAAAGTTAGAGGGACTGTCAAGTGGGTTGAGGGTGAACAGTTCATAGGAAGAATAGAGGGAGATCAGTGTTCAGTAATCCTAGGTGAGGGTGGAATAAGTCCAATGAAGCTCCTCCTTCTCAGCGTTGCAGGATGTACAGCATTTGATGTAGTTATGATTCTAAAGAAGATGAGAGAGCCAATTAAGGGCCTGGAGATTGAAATAGAAGGTGTTAGAAGGGACGAATATCCAAGGATATACACAGAAGTTACGATACACTATAGAATATATGGAAATGTAGACGAGAAGAAGGCGAGAAGGGGTATAGAGCTAAGTCAGGAAAAATACTGTTCAGCATCAGCGCACATCAAGCTGAGCGGGGCAAAGGTAAACTATACCCTTGAAATAATCAGAGATAATTAATCAAGAGTTTCCCGTCTTCAGCACTCTTCTATCTCTTTTTTTCTAAATTCTTAAAAATCCTAATGAGATAACTAACTCAGATGATGAGCCTCCATCCAAGCTGAGTTGTGATGAATGCACATCAGGCTGAACACTCAACAATATTGAAAGAATGTCCTCAAGGTGGTTTATATGGTAAAGATTCCCAAAAGTCATCCAAGATACTGGAGCCTTCTTTATAGGGAGAGAATTATAGAAGGGATGGAGAGAGGAATAACTGCGAAAGCTGGTCTGATAGCACATGGAAGAGGAGAAGCTTTTGATTACCTCATAGGAGAGAAAACAATACCCCCAGCGGAGAGAGCTATGAAAGCGGCAGTTGCAAAGATATTACTTGCTAAGCACCCAGTAATTTCTGTAAATGGGAATGTAGCAGCTTTAGTCCCAAAAGAAACTGTAGAATTGGCAAAAGTTCTTAATGCAAAACTGGAGATCAACTTATTCTACAGAACCGAAGAGAGGGTAAAGAGAATAGCAGAAGTCTTGTACGAAAACGGGGCTAGGGAAGTTTTAGGAATAAACCCGACAA
This is a stretch of genomic DNA from Pyrococcus sp. ST04. It encodes these proteins:
- a CDS encoding radical SAM protein → MYIRPFDPWKSKLCTCPFKYTLNPYTGCDHACVYCYITGYIPRAFKVRTKDNLLPSLEKELRKFDKRYIIAMSYSSDPYPTIERQLGITRRVLELFKRYGVRCLLLTKSDIFERDIDILQELRCAVGITVTTMDEEKAKMLEPNAPPPKARIRALKKAKKAGIPVYARIDPIIPYYTWEDFEKTLNELDFVSHITVSTLKLRPDIRARMRAKFPHLMRKLEPLYTEKYEGYLYLRRDVRFKILQRARELIEKKGITFGSCREGYYSYPTCDGSHLVP
- a CDS encoding 4-phosphopantoate--beta-alanine ligase; translation: MVKIPKSHPRYWSLLYRERIIEGMERGITAKAGLIAHGRGEAFDYLIGEKTIPPAERAMKAAVAKILLAKHPVISVNGNVAALVPKETVELAKVLNAKLEINLFYRTEERVKRIAEVLYENGAREVLGINPTKLIPGLESERAKVDENGIWKADVVLVPLEDGDRTEALVRMGKFVITVDLNPLSRSARMADITIVDNIIRAYPRMIEIAKEFKTLGRSELEEIVSEYDNSKTLSDVLLHIRDRLTKLAEEGIWRRKKLD
- the rqcH gene encoding ribosome rescue protein RqcH, translating into MKESMSSVDIKYVVEELQNIIGSRVDKVYHQDNELRIKLHKAGEGRVDLLIEAGKRIHVTSYIKENLQPTAFAMLLRKNLSGKFLTKIEQREFDRIVILEFGEYKLIAELFGKGNIILVDKDWKIIGALRYEEFRDRAIKPKIHYQFPPSKENPLKISFERFKELILEEDTEIVRALARKLSIGGLYSEETLLRANIEKTRNVKDLSEEELKKIYDTMIKVLNLEKNPNIVYKNGSMVDVLPVDLVWYSNYEKVFYDSFSKALDEYFGKLTIEKAKRERTKALEEKRKALEISLKRIEEQIRGFEKEAQENQERGDLLYANYTLVKEILETIRRGIKTLGVEEVVKRIEEAKKKGYPWANIISKVSKDSLVIELEGKKIKLDINKTLEENAEIFYEKAKKARQKLEGARKAYEETKKKIENIEQEIMEEEKKIAVKKLEKRRKKWFEKFRWFISSEGFLVIGGKDATTNEIVVKRHMSENDLYCHADIWGAPHVVIKEGRKASEKTIFEACQFAVSMSRAWSEGLASADAYWVYPEQVSKQAPAGEYLPKGAFMVYGKRNWLHGIPLKLAVGIINYEGDELVMCGPVDAVKAHTKRYIVIRPGDTKKSELVKKIKRILEKWGYKVPEEDIMAVLPPGEGDIVEVVE
- a CDS encoding OsmC family protein, giving the protein MSDKVRGTVKWVEGEQFIGRIEGDQCSVILGEGGISPMKLLLLSVAGCTAFDVVMILKKMREPIKGLEIEIEGVRRDEYPRIYTEVTIHYRIYGNVDEKKARRGIELSQEKYCSASAHIKLSGAKVNYTLEIIRDN